A window of the Streptomyces luomodiensis genome harbors these coding sequences:
- a CDS encoding SCO5717 family growth-regulating ATPase: MSSDRDEIRTGGNTPGDDRSDAETEHTGEFTIDYTPPAWYTQNASSSSSPASTGPASAGGSGGIGAGAGTGAPIPPPPPPTGAPVSVPGAPEPSGFPSAWPTPAAAPSADVASDASEVEEVHAQAEDEARPEPEAKESEEETRRPPLSDYERDAATPSAADTAKGDTASDGPEPLGSSGEASEDEAEVPAAPDPASVDDDDFTLAPAAAPRDDASESGSESGSDESDNGDVVSNSTVRFSTAALRREVAAKRGEGAEADAVGATDSGSGSASGSGSFAASGAGSGSGAGADAGSADTDDRTGGHLRSEGTLRFSTAALRREMEELRQEASAEPQDAVPEDAVPPSAPAPEQPAATWAPPPVPQSGLPPLPPDFQPASPESAAPAPAPAPVPEQRTDGPDGPAGPAVPGTGAPLPPQQDASWAPPPPQTQGQPGQPAAAGPGPQGGYGYPRPGEGAPAGFSGQPGAVPGQAGPGPLPPQAQGGPPPTANVPGPQDGYQQPAPGPGPQAPSAPQGPHYGYPQPGAQPTPGPADQGQGPAPVQGGYGFPQTATPAQQHQPYPEPQRTYPGQPGEPGQSGPYAPPGPVQGQQFPGQQPGVPGPQGGYGFPQPGDGTAMPQPQDGYGYPRPDAHAAPAAPADPRTGGWPTVTPDQRRQAGNAGAPLGYTAAVELSSDRLIKGKQKPKKNNTPGPSRFKIGGKKEEAERQRKLELIRTPVLSCYRIAVISLKGGVGKTTTTTALGATLAIERQDKVIAIDANPDAGTLGRRVRRETGATIRDLVTAIPYLNSYMDIRRFTSQAPSGLEILANDVDPAVSTTFNDDDYRRVIDVLGKQYPIILTDSGTGLLYSAMRGVLDLAHQLIIISTPSVDGASSASTTLDWLSAHGYADLVSRSITVISGVRETGKMIKVEDIVSHFETRCRGVIVVPFDEHLSAGAEVDLDMMRPKTREAYFNLSAMVAEDFTRAQQEQGLWTGEGGSQPPQVAPPMPGQAQQQPYPGAYAPQQGQQPQYPGYPQQGGQQGWQQPYGQGQQPHPGQPWQQAQPGQEGQPGQPWQQPPGPQR; the protein is encoded by the coding sequence GTGAGCAGCGATCGGGACGAGATCCGCACGGGCGGAAACACACCCGGCGATGATCGGTCCGACGCGGAGACCGAGCACACGGGCGAGTTCACCATCGACTACACCCCACCCGCGTGGTACACGCAGAACGCTTCGTCGTCGTCCTCGCCGGCCTCCACGGGCCCGGCGTCGGCCGGTGGTTCCGGTGGAATCGGGGCGGGCGCGGGTACCGGGGCACCGATTCCGCCGCCTCCGCCGCCCACGGGCGCTCCGGTGTCCGTGCCGGGGGCGCCGGAGCCGAGCGGCTTTCCGAGTGCTTGGCCGACGCCGGCCGCGGCACCCTCCGCCGATGTCGCGTCGGACGCCTCCGAGGTGGAGGAGGTCCACGCCCAGGCGGAGGACGAGGCGCGGCCCGAACCGGAGGCCAAGGAGTCCGAGGAGGAGACCCGTCGGCCTCCTTTGTCCGACTATGAGCGGGATGCGGCGACCCCGTCCGCGGCTGACACCGCGAAGGGTGACACGGCATCGGACGGCCCTGAGCCCCTGGGGTCCTCCGGCGAGGCTTCCGAGGACGAGGCGGAGGTCCCGGCGGCACCGGATCCCGCTTCCGTCGATGACGACGACTTCACACTGGCGCCCGCCGCGGCCCCTCGGGACGATGCCTCCGAGTCCGGCTCCGAGTCCGGCTCCGACGAGAGCGACAACGGCGATGTGGTCAGCAACTCCACCGTGCGGTTCTCCACCGCCGCGCTGCGGCGCGAAGTGGCCGCGAAGCGGGGTGAGGGCGCCGAGGCCGACGCGGTCGGCGCGACTGATTCCGGTTCCGGTTCGGCTTCCGGTTCCGGTTCGTTCGCTGCTTCCGGTGCTGGTTCAGGGTCCGGTGCGGGCGCCGATGCCGGCTCCGCGGACACGGACGACCGTACGGGCGGCCATCTGCGCAGCGAGGGCACGCTGCGCTTCTCCACGGCCGCGCTGCGGCGGGAGATGGAGGAGTTGAGGCAGGAGGCGAGCGCCGAGCCGCAGGACGCGGTGCCCGAGGACGCCGTGCCGCCGAGCGCGCCGGCCCCCGAACAGCCCGCCGCCACCTGGGCTCCGCCGCCCGTTCCGCAGTCGGGGCTGCCGCCCCTGCCGCCGGACTTCCAGCCCGCCTCGCCCGAGAGCGCCGCACCGGCTCCGGCTCCCGCTCCGGTTCCGGAGCAGCGGACGGACGGACCTGATGGACCTGCCGGGCCCGCCGTCCCCGGCACCGGCGCACCGCTCCCGCCCCAGCAGGACGCGTCCTGGGCGCCTCCGCCGCCCCAGACGCAGGGTCAGCCCGGTCAGCCGGCCGCCGCGGGGCCCGGACCGCAGGGCGGTTACGGCTATCCGCGTCCCGGTGAGGGCGCGCCCGCAGGGTTTTCCGGCCAGCCCGGCGCGGTCCCCGGCCAGGCCGGTCCGGGCCCGCTGCCGCCCCAGGCCCAAGGCGGGCCGCCCCCGACGGCCAACGTGCCCGGCCCGCAGGACGGTTATCAGCAGCCCGCTCCGGGCCCCGGCCCGCAGGCCCCGTCGGCTCCGCAGGGGCCCCACTACGGCTATCCGCAGCCCGGCGCCCAGCCCACCCCCGGCCCGGCCGATCAGGGCCAGGGCCCGGCGCCCGTCCAGGGGGGTTACGGCTTCCCGCAGACGGCCACCCCGGCGCAGCAGCACCAGCCCTATCCCGAGCCCCAGCGGACGTACCCGGGCCAGCCCGGCGAACCCGGCCAGTCCGGACCGTACGCCCCGCCCGGCCCCGTCCAGGGGCAGCAGTTCCCGGGACAGCAGCCCGGCGTGCCGGGCCCGCAGGGCGGGTACGGCTTCCCGCAGCCCGGCGACGGCACCGCCATGCCGCAGCCGCAGGACGGCTACGGCTATCCGCGCCCCGACGCCCACGCCGCTCCCGCGGCCCCGGCCGACCCCCGTACCGGCGGCTGGCCGACCGTCACGCCCGACCAGCGGCGACAGGCGGGGAACGCGGGGGCGCCGCTCGGGTACACCGCGGCGGTCGAGCTCTCCTCGGACCGGCTGATCAAGGGCAAGCAGAAGCCGAAGAAGAACAACACCCCCGGCCCCTCCCGCTTCAAGATCGGCGGTAAGAAGGAGGAGGCGGAGCGGCAGCGCAAGCTGGAGCTGATCCGCACGCCGGTGCTCTCCTGCTACCGGATCGCGGTGATCAGCCTCAAGGGCGGTGTCGGCAAGACCACGACGACCACCGCCCTCGGCGCGACCCTGGCCATCGAGCGCCAGGACAAGGTCATCGCGATCGACGCCAACCCCGACGCGGGCACCCTCGGCCGGCGCGTGCGGCGGGAGACCGGTGCGACCATTCGCGACCTGGTCACGGCGATCCCGTACCTCAACAGCTACATGGACATCCGGCGGTTCACCTCGCAGGCGCCGTCGGGGCTGGAGATCCTCGCCAACGACGTGGACCCGGCGGTCTCGACCACGTTCAACGACGACGACTACCGCCGCGTCATCGACGTCCTGGGCAAGCAGTACCCGATCATCCTCACCGACTCGGGCACGGGGCTGCTCTACAGCGCCATGCGCGGGGTCCTCGACCTCGCCCATCAGCTGATCATCATCTCCACGCCCTCCGTGGACGGTGCCAGCAGCGCCAGCACCACCCTCGACTGGCTCTCCGCGCACGGCTACGCGGATCTGGTCTCGCGGAGCATCACGGTGATCTCCGGGGTGCGGGAGACCGGGAAGATGATCAAGGTTGAGGACATCGTGTCGCACTTCGAGACCCGCTGCCGCGGGGTGATCGTCGTGCCCTTCGACGAGCATCTGTCGGCGGGCGCCGAGGTGGACCTGGACATGATGCGGCCCAAGACCCGCGAGGCGTACTTCAACCTCTCGGCCATGGTCGCGGAGGACTTCACCCGGGCCCAGCAGGAACAGGGCCTGTGGACGGGCGAGGGCGGGTCCCAGCCGCCGCAGGTGGCCCCGCCGATGCCCGGCCAGGCCCAGCAGCAGCCCTATCCGGGCGCCTACGCGCCTCAGCAGGGCCAGCAGCCGCAGTACCCCGGATATCCGCAGCAGGGCGGTCAGCAGGGCTGGCAGCAGCCGTACGGGCAGGGGCAGCAGCCGCACCCCGGCCAGCCGTGGCAGCAGGCCCAGCCGGGCCAGGAGGGTCAGCCGGGGCAGCCCTGGCAGCAGCCCCCGGGGCCGCAGCGGTAG
- the eccE gene encoding type VII secretion protein EccE codes for MSSATHAHAAVPRQPSRTASLGPLRLYQLVLIEAAAAILVVAWTVDSLLLIPAGIVALVLVLLAVLRRRQQPFIDWLITISALRARQKQAKGPVPAGVDPSLAPAVECDPALRTYAYVARDRREIGMIGDGTFLTAVLQVQSTDAPLRPLRTKRPLPLSLLQDALEVDGIRLESVQVVQHSQTAPAPHLPEQAAAARSYAPLQEQAGAPAIRLTWVALKLNPELCPEAVRARGGGLEGAQRSLLRAVDQLASRLTGAGFSARPLAEGELTTAIATSACVNPHAATQAGRASTPTRRTVETSRAWRCDDRWHTTYWVGRWPQMGPESVPLPQLVALLTSMPALASTFSLTLKHDEGSRNASSVTGHIRVTGRSDTDLVTARKALERAARGVRVGLVRLDREQLPGVLATLPLGGTR; via the coding sequence ATGAGCTCTGCCACCCATGCGCATGCCGCCGTACCACGGCAGCCCTCACGCACGGCGAGCCTGGGTCCCCTGCGGCTGTATCAGCTCGTGCTCATCGAGGCGGCCGCCGCGATCCTCGTCGTCGCCTGGACCGTCGACTCACTGCTGCTGATACCCGCCGGGATCGTCGCCCTCGTCCTGGTGCTGCTCGCGGTGTTGCGGCGCAGACAGCAGCCCTTCATCGACTGGCTCATCACCATCAGCGCGTTGCGCGCCCGGCAGAAGCAGGCCAAGGGGCCGGTCCCGGCGGGTGTCGACCCGTCGCTCGCGCCCGCCGTCGAATGCGATCCGGCGCTGCGCACCTACGCCTATGTGGCGCGGGACCGCCGCGAGATCGGAATGATCGGCGACGGTACGTTCCTCACCGCGGTGCTCCAGGTCCAGTCGACCGACGCTCCACTGCGGCCGCTGCGCACCAAGCGGCCGCTGCCGCTCTCGCTGTTGCAGGACGCGCTGGAGGTGGACGGCATACGGCTGGAGTCGGTGCAGGTGGTGCAGCACTCCCAGACGGCGCCCGCGCCCCATCTGCCCGAACAGGCCGCGGCGGCGCGCAGTTACGCCCCGCTTCAGGAGCAGGCCGGAGCACCCGCCATCCGGCTGACCTGGGTGGCGCTCAAGCTGAATCCCGAGCTGTGCCCGGAGGCCGTACGGGCGCGCGGCGGCGGTCTGGAGGGTGCTCAGCGGTCCCTGCTGCGCGCGGTGGACCAGCTGGCCAGTCGGCTGACCGGCGCCGGCTTCTCGGCGCGGCCGCTGGCCGAGGGCGAACTGACCACTGCCATCGCCACCTCGGCGTGTGTCAACCCGCATGCGGCGACCCAGGCGGGGCGCGCGAGCACACCCACGCGCCGGACGGTGGAGACCTCGCGCGCCTGGCGCTGCGACGACCGCTGGCACACCACCTACTGGGTGGGCCGCTGGCCGCAGATGGGCCCGGAATCGGTGCCGCTGCCGCAGCTCGTCGCGCTGCTGACCTCCATGCCCGCGCTCGCGTCCACCTTCAGCCTGACCCTGAAGCATGACGAGGGCAGCCGTAACGCCTCCTCGGTCACCGGGCACATCCGGGTCACCGGGCGCAGCGACACCGACCTGGTCACCGCCCGCAAGGCGTTGGAGCGCGCCGCGCGGGGGGTGCGGGTCGGGCTGGTACGTCTCGACCGCGAGCAGTTGCCCGGTGTGCTCGCGACGCTCCCGCTGGGAGGCACCCGCTGA
- the eccB gene encoding type VII secretion protein EccB — translation MASRRDELNAYTFAKKRMVASFVQPSPTVMDDGAPRPLRAFLPGVVVAALILAGFGAWGMIRPTAPKGWDDTASHIIVGSDSTTRYVILKTGGKKQLHPVLNLASAKLLLDQNKSDIIRVKESQLDNGDIPRGPTIGIPYAPDRMPSASEAVKQKRWVVCEQPGGGQDKTAQKAVFVLADREASKVEGPERLRGGQVLYVEGDSGRYLVDRSGTKYLLGGPKGEKSMSAGQYNLLLRTLFSEGAKPQQVTDDWLDTLKDGAPVVFPQVPGEPNTSAGIDSLPDKANRVGMVLQAQTGGGVQHYVVVPGKVQPVSDFTAKLLLNSEQLSGLNQLSKPMQVNPQDFVSDSTVFAGDTAWPAEPARQVNSAEGGSGARDTVCNILTKVADNGTPTLETWAGRDYPATIVDGATSAYVTPGTGLFYRQFQGRATSTGQVFLVTDTGLRYQVQANNDGSSGKSKIGADGSGSAAQQDAQSGGQTSANQAQVRLGYGDVKPLPVPLNWSQFLPIGPRLDTNSARQPQGS, via the coding sequence ATGGCATCGCGGCGGGATGAGCTCAATGCCTACACCTTTGCGAAGAAACGGATGGTTGCCTCGTTCGTGCAGCCCTCGCCCACCGTCATGGACGACGGTGCGCCGCGCCCGCTGCGCGCGTTTCTCCCGGGTGTCGTCGTCGCGGCGCTGATCCTCGCCGGATTCGGCGCATGGGGCATGATCCGGCCGACCGCGCCGAAGGGGTGGGACGACACCGCGTCCCACATCATCGTCGGCAGCGATTCGACGACCCGTTACGTGATTCTCAAGACCGGCGGGAAGAAACAGCTGCACCCGGTCCTCAACCTCGCCTCCGCGAAACTCCTCCTGGACCAGAACAAGTCCGACATCATCCGGGTGAAGGAGTCGCAGCTCGACAACGGCGACATTCCGCGCGGGCCGACGATCGGAATTCCGTACGCCCCGGACCGTATGCCCTCGGCGAGCGAGGCCGTCAAGCAGAAGCGCTGGGTGGTCTGCGAGCAGCCTGGGGGCGGGCAGGACAAGACCGCGCAGAAGGCGGTCTTCGTCCTCGCCGACCGTGAGGCGTCGAAGGTCGAGGGCCCGGAGCGGCTGCGCGGCGGCCAGGTGCTGTACGTCGAGGGGGATTCGGGCCGCTACCTCGTCGACCGGTCCGGCACCAAGTACCTGCTCGGTGGCCCCAAGGGCGAGAAGAGCATGTCCGCCGGTCAGTACAACCTGCTGCTGCGCACGCTCTTCTCGGAGGGCGCCAAGCCCCAGCAGGTGACCGACGACTGGCTGGACACCCTGAAGGACGGCGCGCCCGTGGTGTTCCCGCAGGTGCCGGGGGAGCCGAACACCTCGGCCGGCATCGACTCGCTGCCGGACAAGGCCAACAGGGTGGGCATGGTGCTCCAGGCCCAGACGGGCGGCGGCGTCCAGCACTATGTCGTGGTGCCGGGAAAGGTGCAGCCGGTCTCCGACTTCACCGCCAAGCTGCTGCTCAACAGCGAGCAGCTGAGCGGACTCAACCAGCTCAGTAAGCCGATGCAGGTCAACCCGCAGGACTTCGTCTCCGACTCCACCGTCTTCGCCGGTGACACCGCCTGGCCGGCCGAGCCTGCGCGCCAGGTGAACTCCGCCGAGGGCGGGAGCGGCGCCCGGGACACCGTGTGCAACATCCTCACCAAGGTGGCCGACAACGGCACGCCCACGCTCGAGACCTGGGCGGGCCGGGACTACCCCGCGACCATCGTGGACGGCGCCACCAGCGCGTACGTCACGCCGGGCACCGGCCTGTTCTACCGGCAGTTCCAGGGCCGGGCGACCAGCACCGGTCAGGTCTTCCTCGTCACCGACACCGGCCTGCGCTACCAGGTGCAGGCGAACAACGACGGCAGCTCGGGCAAGTCGAAGATCGGCGCTGACGGTTCCGGCTCGGCCGCGCAGCAGGACGCGCAGTCCGGCGGGCAGACATCGGCGAACCAGGCTCAGGTGAGGCTGGGATACGGCGATGTGAAGCCGCTGCCGGTGCCGCTCAACTGGTCCCAGTTCCTGCCGATCGGGCCGCGGCTGGACACCAACAGCGCACGGCAGCCGCAGGGTTCATGA
- the mycP gene encoding type VII secretion-associated serine protease mycosin: MRRIAALSSAVALACLTGATGAAAAPPAAAVLALDGNGECTFPMKKQIKGTPWSLQRLVFDRLWEDTKGKEKNGKPVRVAVIDTGVDDTNIQLKTAVDKASGANFLPPAKDASKEERKLAEDPTVDEVGHGTKVAGIIAARPREGTGFVGLAPEATIIPLKQNNAEGKGTPQKMAEAIRKAVKEGARVINISQDTKGARSQIDLEQAVAYAVQQDVVVVAAAGNDGADGESKRTYPASYSGVLAVAASDRNNERAYFSQSGDFVGVAAPGVDMVSTVPKGGQCVDNGTSFAAPYVAGVAALIRAKHPDWSRQEVIAQIEQTAERGVNGRDRYIGWGVVDPVKALTDDDKKIERPTADTGPAANVPKPEPGRLTLGETPQERRTRLATYALGTGAVVVAITAGGAVVLRDWRRRRDA, from the coding sequence ATGAGGCGCATCGCCGCCCTGTCCTCGGCGGTGGCACTGGCGTGCCTCACCGGCGCGACGGGCGCCGCCGCCGCACCGCCCGCCGCCGCCGTGCTCGCCCTGGACGGCAACGGCGAGTGCACGTTCCCGATGAAGAAGCAGATCAAGGGCACGCCCTGGTCGCTTCAGCGGCTGGTGTTCGACCGCTTGTGGGAGGACACCAAGGGCAAGGAGAAGAACGGCAAGCCGGTACGGGTCGCCGTCATCGACACCGGTGTCGATGACACCAACATCCAGCTCAAGACCGCCGTCGACAAGGCGAGCGGGGCGAATTTCCTGCCCCCGGCCAAGGACGCCTCCAAGGAGGAGCGGAAACTCGCCGAGGACCCGACGGTCGACGAGGTCGGGCACGGCACCAAGGTCGCCGGCATCATCGCGGCCCGCCCGCGCGAGGGCACCGGCTTCGTGGGGCTGGCGCCCGAGGCGACGATCATCCCCCTCAAGCAGAACAACGCCGAGGGCAAGGGCACGCCGCAGAAGATGGCGGAGGCCATCCGGAAGGCGGTGAAGGAGGGCGCGCGGGTCATCAACATCTCCCAGGACACCAAGGGAGCCCGCTCGCAGATCGACCTCGAGCAGGCGGTCGCCTACGCGGTCCAGCAGGACGTGGTCGTGGTCGCGGCCGCCGGCAACGACGGCGCGGACGGCGAGTCCAAGCGCACCTATCCCGCGTCCTACTCCGGTGTCCTCGCCGTCGCCGCCTCCGACCGCAACAACGAGCGCGCGTACTTCTCGCAGAGCGGCGATTTCGTCGGCGTCGCGGCGCCCGGTGTCGACATGGTCTCCACCGTGCCCAAGGGCGGGCAGTGCGTGGACAACGGCACCAGCTTCGCCGCCCCGTACGTGGCCGGGGTCGCGGCCCTGATCCGCGCCAAGCACCCCGACTGGTCGCGGCAGGAGGTCATCGCCCAGATCGAGCAGACCGCGGAGCGGGGCGTCAACGGCCGCGACCGGTACATCGGTTGGGGTGTGGTCGACCCGGTCAAGGCCCTTACCGACGACGACAAGAAGATCGAGCGTCCCACGGCCGACACCGGCCCGGCGGCGAACGTCCCGAAGCCCGAGCCCGGCCGCCTCACGCTGGGCGAGACCCCGCAGGAGCGCCGTACCCGGCTGGCCACGTACGCCCTGGGAACGGGTGCGGTGGTCGTGGCGATCACCGCGGGCGGTGCGGTGGTGCTGCGCGACTGGCGTCGCCGGCGCGACGCGTGA
- a CDS encoding WXG100 family type VII secretion target, whose product MAEKLRVEGHDFKTLESAIDWMEGQLTERIGKLNGVIDHVEGHWKGIAAGAYNNLQTEVNNDVRRVNQLLSFTRELVKASRDGFDQEELDQLRNINSVGGGESGILGSFHAS is encoded by the coding sequence ATGGCGGAGAAGCTCCGCGTAGAAGGTCATGATTTCAAGACCCTCGAAAGCGCCATCGACTGGATGGAAGGTCAGCTGACCGAGCGGATCGGGAAGCTCAACGGCGTGATCGACCACGTCGAGGGCCACTGGAAGGGCATCGCGGCAGGCGCGTACAACAACCTCCAGACGGAGGTCAACAACGACGTGCGCCGCGTGAACCAGCTGCTGAGCTTCACCCGCGAACTGGTGAAGGCGAGCCGGGACGGGTTCGACCAGGAGGAACTCGACCAGCTCAGGAACATCAACAGCGTCGGAGGCGGGGAGAGCGGCATCCTCGGCTCCTTCCACGCCTCTTGA
- a CDS encoding WXG100 family type VII secretion target — protein MEITYEGVVEASNTVRTEANQLKTDLDTIMRQVKAVSESWTGEAQRAFNERQHEWNQRVDHLHTTLLTISRKLLEATEGYKANDHRQGQRFAS, from the coding sequence ATGGAGATTACGTACGAAGGCGTCGTCGAAGCCTCGAACACGGTCAGGACCGAGGCCAACCAGCTCAAGACCGACCTCGACACCATCATGAGGCAGGTCAAGGCGGTGTCCGAGTCCTGGACCGGTGAGGCGCAGCGCGCGTTCAACGAGCGTCAGCACGAGTGGAACCAGCGCGTCGACCACCTGCACACCACCCTCCTCACCATCTCGAGGAAGCTGCTGGAGGCTACGGAGGGCTACAAGGCCAATGACCACCGTCAGGGCCAGCGGTTCGCTTCGTAG